Proteins from a genomic interval of Coregonus clupeaformis isolate EN_2021a unplaced genomic scaffold, ASM2061545v1 scaf0544, whole genome shotgun sequence:
- the LOC121560110 gene encoding liprin-beta-2-like isoform X4: protein MASDASHMLEAALEQMDDIIAGGFCEAFLKFGAQGYHSQGSNSAPTFALTSAINPNIRVLQLVEDLRVALEGQVDQEEHESMSRQVHMDTAHTLLDWLEKGGCRV from the exons ATGGCGTCAGATGCCAGCCACATGCTGGAGGCAGCCTTGGAGCAAATGGATGACATTATCGCTG GAGGGTTCTGCGAGGCCTTCTTGAAGTTTGGGGCCCAGGGTTACCACTCCCAGGGTTCGAACTCTGCCCCCACCTTTGCCCTCACCTCAGCCATTAACCCCAACATCAGGGTGCTGCAGCTGGTAGAGGATCTCAGGGTAGCCCTGGAGGGCCAGGTGGACCAGGAGGAGCATGAGTCCATGAGCAGACAGGTCCACATGGACACAGCACACACCCTGTTAGATTGGCTGGAGAAGGGAGGG TGTAGAGTTTGA
- the LOC121560110 gene encoding liprin-beta-2-like isoform X1, producing the protein MASDASHMLEAALEQMDDIIAGGFCEAFLKFGAQGYHSQGSNSAPTFALTSAINPNIRVLQLVEDLRVALEGQVDQEEHESMSRQVHMDTAHTLLDWLEKGGNKALQLTVGMGKAWQLLKSNR; encoded by the exons ATGGCGTCAGATGCCAGCCACATGCTGGAGGCAGCCTTGGAGCAAATGGATGACATTATCGCTG GAGGGTTCTGCGAGGCCTTCTTGAAGTTTGGGGCCCAGGGTTACCACTCCCAGGGTTCGAACTCTGCCCCCACCTTTGCCCTCACCTCAGCCATTAACCCCAACATCAGGGTGCTGCAGCTGGTAGAGGATCTCAGGGTAGCCCTGGAGGGCCAGGTGGACCAGGAGGAGCATGAGTCCATGAGCAGACAGGTCCACATGGACACAGCACACACCCTGTTAGATTGGCTGGAGAAGGGAGGG AACAAGGCCCTTCAATTAACAGTTGGTATGGGAAAAGCTTGGCAATTGTTGAAGAGCAACAGGTAG
- the LOC121560110 gene encoding liprin-beta-2-like isoform X2, with protein MASDASHMLEAALEQMDDIIAGGFCEAFLKFGAQGYHSQGSNSAPTFALTSAINPNIRVLQLVEDLRVALEGQVDQEEHESMSRQVHMDTAHTLLDWLEKGGDKLQCRV; from the exons ATGGCGTCAGATGCCAGCCACATGCTGGAGGCAGCCTTGGAGCAAATGGATGACATTATCGCTG GAGGGTTCTGCGAGGCCTTCTTGAAGTTTGGGGCCCAGGGTTACCACTCCCAGGGTTCGAACTCTGCCCCCACCTTTGCCCTCACCTCAGCCATTAACCCCAACATCAGGGTGCTGCAGCTGGTAGAGGATCTCAGGGTAGCCCTGGAGGGCCAGGTGGACCAGGAGGAGCATGAGTCCATGAGCAGACAGGTCCACATGGACACAGCACACACCCTGTTAGATTGGCTGGAGAAGGGAGGG gaTAAGTTACAGTGTAGAGTTTGA
- the LOC121560110 gene encoding liprin-beta-2-like isoform X3, which yields MASDASHMLEAALEQMDDIIAGGFCEAFLKFGAQGYHSQGSNSAPTFALTSAINPNIRVLQLVEDLRVALEGQVDQEEHESMSRQVHMDTAHTLLDWLEKGGVSSFNTA from the exons ATGGCGTCAGATGCCAGCCACATGCTGGAGGCAGCCTTGGAGCAAATGGATGACATTATCGCTG GAGGGTTCTGCGAGGCCTTCTTGAAGTTTGGGGCCCAGGGTTACCACTCCCAGGGTTCGAACTCTGCCCCCACCTTTGCCCTCACCTCAGCCATTAACCCCAACATCAGGGTGCTGCAGCTGGTAGAGGATCTCAGGGTAGCCCTGGAGGGCCAGGTGGACCAGGAGGAGCATGAGTCCATGAGCAGACAGGTCCACATGGACACAGCACACACCCTGTTAGATTGGCTGGAGAAGGGAGGGGTGAGTAGCTTCAACACAGCCTAA